In Thunnus thynnus chromosome 11, fThuThy2.1, whole genome shotgun sequence, the following proteins share a genomic window:
- the grb14 gene encoding growth factor receptor-bound protein 14 isoform X2, with the protein MSDMNNALDEIHTSGSLGEKAEIFQSGKGNVSGFSNPALIPLRAPLLTPNAQKTRTTLCKGNRSNKEGEESFSSPVPNPFPELIPSTLSPLVSECLLPWTKSSATQVIKVYNEDNTSRAVEVPSDITARDICQLFVLKNHYIDDHSWTLFEHLSHLGIERTIEDHESVMEVLSGWGMDTDSRLYFRKNYAKYEFFRKPLDFFPDHMVSISSETNGMVDHSQLIQTFLNSSTCPEIHGHLHAKEQSRKSWKKFYFVLRRSGLYFSNKGTSKEPRHLQFIADFSDSNVYTVFAAKKLHGAPTDFGFCVKSTKCSSARDLKLLCADDEQTRTCWITAMRLLKYGMQLYQNFIQPHQKQKASPMRSISENSLVAMDFSGQKSRVIENPSEALSVAVEEGLSWRRKSCHRLSGHGSPSTSQSSVSSIALHLAQPWFHGKLSRDEAQRLITQHGLVDGVFLLRDSQSNPNTFVLSMCHMQKIKHFQILPDDCMCMCAYYTVGG; encoded by the exons ATGAGTGATATGAATAACGCACTGGACGAAATACACACTTCTGGAAGCCttggagagaaagcagagaTTTTTCAGAGTGGCAAGGGTAATGTGAGTGGCTTCTCCAACCCAGCTCTCATCCCTTTGCGAGCTCCTTTACTAACACCAAATGCCCAGAAGACCAGGACTACGCTCTGCAAGGGGAACAG GAGCAATAAAGAGGGGGAGGAGTCATTCTCTTCACCTGTTCCAAACCCCTTTCCAGAACTTATCCCCTCAACTCTCTCCCCCCTCGTCTCTGAATGTTTATTACCATGGACCAAAAGTAGTGCAACTCAG GTAATCAAAGTTTATAATGAAGATAACACCAGCAGAGCAGTGGAGGTTcccagtgacatcactgccCGAGACATATGCCAGCTGTTTGTCTTGAAGAACCACTACATTGATGACCACAGCTGGACTCTTTTTGAGCACCTCTCCCATCTGGGAATAG AGAGAACCATTGAAGACCATGAGTCCGTTATGGAGGTGCTGTCAGGTTGGGGGATGGACACGGACAGCCGGCTGTATTTTAGGAAGAATTATGCTAAATATGAGTTCTTCAGGAAACCCCTG GACTTTTTCCCTGATCACATGGTCTCCATATCCAGTGAAACCAACGGCATGGTGGATCACTCTCAGCTTATACAG ACCTTTCTCAACTCCAGCACTTGTCCAGAGATCCATGGACACCTCCATGCCAAAGAGCAAAGCAGGAAGTCATGGAAGAAGTTCTATTTTGTCTTGCGGAGGTCAGGGCTTTATTTCTCCAATAAAGGAACTTCCAAG GAACCAAGGCATCTCCAGTTCATTGCCGACTTTAGTGACAGCAATGTCTACACAGTTTTTGCAGCCAAAAAACTACATGGAGCACCTACAGATTTTGGCTTCTGTGTCAAG TCCACGAAGTGTAGTTCTGCCCGGGACTTGAAGCTGCTTTGTGCCGATGATGAGCAGACCAGGACATGCTGGATCACGGCCATGCGCTTGTTAAAG tatGGGATGCAACTGTACCAGAACTTCATTCAGCCACACcagaaacaaaaagcttcacCAATG AGAAGCATTTCAGAGAACTCACTAGTAGCCATGGATTTCTCTGGGCAAAAGAGCCGGGTGATCGAAAACCCATCTGAGGCACTGTCTGTGGCTGTAGAGGAAGGCCTGTCATGGAGG AGGAAAAGCTGCCACCGTCTGAGCGGACATGGGAGCCCCTCCACATCACAAAGCTCAGTGTCAAGCATAG CTCTTCACTTGGCTCAGCCCTGGTTCCACGGCAAACTGTCTCGGGATGAGGCTCAGCGTCTAATCACTCAGCACGGTCTTGTTGATGG